From Oryza sativa Japonica Group chromosome 4, ASM3414082v1, one genomic window encodes:
- the LOC4335480 gene encoding LOW QUALITY PROTEIN: probable protein phosphatase 2C 38 (The sequence of the model RefSeq protein was modified relative to this genomic sequence to represent the inferred CDS: inserted 1 base in 1 codon), with protein MVAVTPGRRRRPAGCAAGHHHQHQQQRLLAVAARLAAAKPAATTEAAVYGGVGGGGCCLEFLDCVLRAMGVATPAEIMPPADFRWAARPMRRRRRGGSSSSSSSPRDREPRDGRIAANGASAAASLYTMRGNKGVNQDAMLVWENFCSKEDTIFCGVFDGHGPYGHLVSKRVRDLLPIKLSANLGRDGHKETSTNIVTSSMTEGGGTERMDRDTETPLGTEENGDYPEMFAALRTSLLRAFYVMDRDLKFHKTIDSVFSGTTAVTVIKQGHDLLIGNLGDSRAVLGTRDEYDQFFAVQLTVDLKPTIPSEAARIRERSGRIFSLPDEPDVARVWLPKYNMPGLAMARAFGDFCLKDYGLISMPDVSYHRITEKDEFVVLATDGVWDVLSNSEVVSIVSQAKSEASAARFVVESAQRAWRTRFPTSKIDDCAVVCLFLNTDARNKPPGSGIKDLANAIELGGGNLSXTIKSSTRALTDLVTALVTGDEWPVLDGVSKNLR; from the exons ATGGTGGCGGTGACGCCGGGCAGGCGCCGCCGGCCTGCAGGATGCGCCGCGGggcaccaccaccagcaccagcagcagAGGCTGctggccgtcgccgcccgcctcgccgcggcgaAGCCGGCGGCCACTACGGAGGCCGCCGTGTACGGTggcgtaggaggaggaggatgctgCCTCGAGTTCCTCGACTGCGTGCTCCGGGCGATGGGCGTCGCCACCCCGGCCGAGATCATGCCCCCCGCGGACTTCAGGTGGGCCGCGCGCCcgatgcggcggcgccgccgcgggggctcctcgtcctcctcctcctcgccgcgcgacCGCGAGCCGAGGGACGGCCGGATCGCCGCCAACGGcgcctccgctgccgcctcgcTCTACACGATGCGGGGCAACAAGGGCGTCAACCAGGACGCCATGCTTGTCTGGGAG AATTTCTGTTCAAAGGAAGATACAATTTTTTGTGGTGTTTTTGATGGCCATGGACCATATGGCCATTTGGTGTCCAAGAGGGTCAGAGATCTCCTCCCTATAAAGTTGAGTGCAAATTTAGGAAGAGATGGACACAAAGAAACTTCAACTAACATTGTCACAAGCAGCATGACTGAAGGTGGTGGCACCGAACGCATGGATAGAGATACTGAAACTCCCCTGGGAACGGAGGAGAATGGAGACTACCCCGAGATGTTTGCTGCATTAAGAACTTCATTATTAAGGGCATTTTATGTAATGGACAGGGATCTTAAGTTTCATAAAACCATTGACTCTGTGTTCAGTGGTACTACAGCAGTCACAGTGATCAAGCAG GGACATGATCTCCTGATTGGAAACTTGGGGGATTCTAGAGCTGTCTTGGGAACTAGAGATGAATATGACCAGTTTTTTGCTGTACAATTGACAGTTGACCTGAAGCCTACCATTCCAA GTGAAGCTGCACGAATTAGGGAACGAAGTGGCAGAATATTCTCTCTGCCAGATGAGCCAGATGTTGCTCGTGTTTGGCTTCCGAAGTACAACATGCCAGGGTTGGCCATGGCAAGAGCATTTGGAGACTTTTGTCTAAAGGATTATGGTCTAATTTCTATGCCTGATGTTTCCTACCACCGCATCACTGAAAAGGATGAATTTGTTGTGTTGGCAACTGATGGG GTGTGGGATGTACTTTCCAACTCAGAAGTTGTTAGCATTGTCAGCCAAGCCAAGTCAGAAGCCTCAGCGGCACGATTTGTTGTTGAATCGGCTCAACGTGCATGGAGAACACGGTTCCCCACATCAAAAATTGATGACTGCGCTGTTGTCTGCCTGTTCTTGAATACAGATGCTAGAAATAAACCCCCCGGTTCAGGAATCAAAGATTTGGCCAATGCCATAGAACTGGGTGGTGGTAATCTTT TGACCATCAAATCAAGCACTAGGGCTCTTACCGATCTCGTTACTGCATTGGTAACAGGTGATGAGTGGCCTGTCCTTGATGGTGTCTCGAAAAATCTGCGATAG